From Aspergillus fumigatus Af293 chromosome 5, whole genome shotgun sequence, a single genomic window includes:
- a CDS encoding MutT/nudix family protein: MSGSDLKYAKSKLLSRAPLENSNAKWTRLVLTTYTDPNGVERTWESAERQTRPPGCEVDGVGIVTIIDKPTGPELLLQKQYRPPIDKVVIEVPAGLIDAGETVEECAVRELKEETGYVGVAEQTSTLMFNDPGMCNTNLNMVHVRVDLSLPENQDPKPQLEDNEFIECFTLPLSTLFSELKRLEAEGYAIDARVGTLAEGIELAKKLKL; encoded by the exons ATGTCCGGATCCGATCTCAAGTACGCCAAGTCAAAGCTCTTATCACGAGCTCCATTG GAAAACAGTAACGCCAAATGGACCAGGCTGGTCCTGACCACGTACACTGATCCAAATGGTGTGGAAAGGACTTGGGAGTCGGCAGAGAGACAG ACTCGGCCACCGGGCTGCGAGGTCGATGGCGTGGGAATCGTGACCATCATTGACAAGCCAACTGGCCCGGAATTGCTTCTGCAAAAGCAGTACAGGCCGCCTATTGACAAAGTGGTCATTGAAGTCCCAGCGGGTCTTATTGACGCCGGTGAGACCGTTGAGGAATGTGCGGTGCGCGAGCTCAAGGAAGAGACTGGTTATGTGGGAGTAGCAGAGCAGACAAGCACTCTCATGTTTAATG ATCCGGGGATGTGTAACACTAATCTGAACATGGTTCATGTGCGTGTGGATCTGTCACTTCCTGAAAATCAGGATCCGAAACCGCAACTCGAGGACAATGAGTTTATCGAATGCTTCACACTGCCCTTGAGTACATTGTTTTCCGAGTTGAAGAGACTCGAAGCTGAGGGATATGCCATTGATGCCCGCGTGGGAACATTAGCAGAGGGCATCGAACTGgcgaagaagctgaagcttTGA